A genomic segment from Vespa crabro chromosome 25, iyVesCrab1.2, whole genome shotgun sequence encodes:
- the LOC124432481 gene encoding LOW QUALITY PROTEIN: odorant receptor 13a-like (The sequence of the model RefSeq protein was modified relative to this genomic sequence to represent the inferred CDS: deleted 1 base in 1 codon) produces MKRQFERGSRSKTIRHEENQTDRNRDVFLLHERYFAIGGVWPLRNSYVKFAIYAVYCSIQITLAYIDLYDVIDDLHLMVENLLETLVSSLSLLMIIIIRFHPSLATLIVTIKNEIVNNGGYFENNEERSVYHHYNHISNTLSKIASTTSLFTITAMYLKPLPNILHALLHPMEINLAAASAAATNYANNTDIFPLPFKGVKLYHITNVQTYILLYIFQLPYIYCGFCHTVTTCVILTLVLHVCGKLSMMRQRILMLNTKPKDQLNDAIRRHVQSHIQLIWMVKSIEKIFNVVILLDLVQNSIRLGLSSYVTLVSKDNKSEFVVMCTFASYAAVVFLLIFEYCFIGEYLMQESKKLAESYYHCNWEEMPQNCKTSLLICIICSQTYLNLTAGKFYTFSLYGFTGIVKTSMAYLSMLRTVI; encoded by the exons atgaaacgtcAGTTCGAACGTGGCTCTCGTTCGAAGACAATTCGTCATGAAGAAA aTCAAACCGATCGAAATCGT GACGTTTTTCTACTTCACGAGAGATACTTCGCGATCGGTGGTGTATGGCCATTGAGAAATAGTTACGTTAAATTTGCAATATATGCCGTTTATTGCTCGATACAAATCACATTGGCATATATCGATTTGTATGATGTAATAGACGACCTACATCTTATGGTTGAAAATCTTTTGGAAACATTAGTGTCAagtttgtcgttattaatgataataattattcgttttCATCCGAGTTTGGCAACACTGATCGTCACTATCAAGAACGAAATTGTCAATAACGGAGGATACTTTGAAAATAACGAGGAACGTTCagtttatcatcattataatcatatatcgAACACATTGTCGAAAATCGCATCGACAACTTCGTTGTTCACAATAACGGCGATGTATCTTAAACCATTGCCAAATATTCTTCATGCGTTATTACATCCtatgg AGATCAATCTTGCTGCCGCTAGTGCAGCAGCAACAAATTATGCCAACAATACGGATATATTTCCTTTGCCATTCAAAGGAGTAAAATTGTATCATATTACTAATGTCcaaacgtatatattattatatatttttcaactgCCGTATATATATTGTGGATTTTGTCACACGGTAACAACGTGCGTTATATTGACGCTAGTACTTCACGTTTGTGGGAAATTATCAATGATGAGACAACGTATTCTTATGCTTAATACAAAACCAAAAGATCAATTGAACGATGCGATACGTCGCCATGTTCAATCACATATACAGCTTATTTG GATGGTAAAATccatagaaaagattttcaacGTTGTAATACTCTTGGATCTCGTACAAAATAGCATTAGATTGGGTCTTTCGTCCTACGTTACTCTCGtg aGCAAAGACAATAAATCTGAATTTGTCGTCATGTGTACGTTCGCATCTTACGCTGCAGTCGTATTTTTGCTGATATTCGAGTATTGTTTTATAGGAGAATATTTAATGCAAGAG AGCAAGAAATTAGCTGAGTCGTATTATCACTGTAATTGGGAAGAAATGCCGCAAAATTGCAAaacttctttattaatttgcatAATTTGTTCGCAAACATATCTCAACTTGACTGCTGgcaaattttatacattttcattgTATGGTTTCACTGGT ATTGTAAAAACTTCGATGGCTTATTTATCAATGTTACGTACTGTTATCTGA
- the LOC124432480 gene encoding odorant receptor 10a-like translates to MKNRKRNEKRNETKKNIKKFQKVSKIKKKNIQGYYKSSPTTNDTLKLSFVPAFYPHSPQITSSFQPIIAKATRPFILEFILLPSNISRLEFELDFRSTSKVLALNKLTLHCAGIWPEKIYDPLFIFFAVYLTIHCTMGFISLTDNLSDMEYVFICIEENVFNAMSLLKACIFRINSNGLAEILKEIKLDLIPEKYKTDEEKIAYLSYNKLSLKIVRLSMIISSTASAMYYLSLTMDNFEKVIANSSYGYVLPYKAPKKFRPTNLTIYILLCLYQFIIVLSIIFIYSATDCLFISFGLHVSGVFSALSCKVKQVLNNPENRKRRIRELILRHIHLVWLAESLENQFNLLILQQLVGSTIHLALLGYDALVSLSLGETNKVLAIFIIACRVSCTLLVYCYIGQCLINESTSFGESIYHCEWYNISQEEIKLMLICMMRSSKQMELTVGKFFALSLTTYTDVVKTSMAYLSVLRTFM, encoded by the exons ATgaaaaacaggaaaagaaatgaaaaacgaaacgaaacgaagaagaacatAAAGAAGTTTCAGAaagtttcaaaaataaaaaagaaaaatatccaaGGTTATTATAAATCATCACCCACCACCAACGATACTCTCAAACTCTCATTCGTTCCTGCATTTTACCCTCACTCTCCACAAATTACATCCTCCTTCCAGCCAATCATTGCAAAAGCTACACGACCTTTCATTCTCGAATTTATTCTCTTACCTTCGAACATTAGTCGACTCGAATTC GAGCTTGACTTTCGAAGTACCAGCAAGGTGTTAGCTTTGAACAAACTTACGTTACATTGCGCGGGAATTTGGCCAGAAAAGATTTACGACCcgcttttcatcttttttgctGTGTACTTGACCATACATTGTACAATGGGATTCATCTCGCTTACCGACAACCTATCGGATATggaatatgtttttatttgcATTGAAGAAAATGTGTTCAATGCTATGTCGCTATTGAAGGCATGCATATTCAGAATAAATAGCAATGGGTTGGCCGAAATTTTAAAGGAAATCAAACTCGATCTTATTccagaaaaatacaaaactgATGAGGAAAAGATTGCTTATTtaagttataataaattaagtcTAAAGATCGTTAGGTTGAGTATGATTATATCCAGCACAGCCTCTGCGATGTATTATCTGTCCCTTACAATGGACAATTTTGAAAAGG TCATTGCAAATTCATCTTACGGATACGTATTGCCATACAAAGCACCTAAGAAGTTCAGACCGACAAATCTGACAATCTACATTCTTCTTTGtctatatcaatttattatagtaCTAAGTATAATCTTCATTTACTCCGCAACTGATTGTCTATTCATCAGTTTTGGACTCCACGTTAGTGGTGTTTTCTCTGCACTTTCCTGCAAAGTAAAGCAAGTGTTGAACAATCCGGAGAATCGTAAACGTCGAATAAGAGAATTAATTTTGAGACACATACATCTagtatg GTTAGCTGAATCTTTGGAAAATCAATTCAACCTACTAATTTTACAACAATTAGTTGGAAGTACCATTCATCTTGCTCTTCTTGGTTACGACGCGCTCGTT aGTTTATCGCTAGGAGAGACTAATAAGGTATTAGCTATTTTCATAATTGCATGTCGTGTTTCATGCACACTATTGGTTTATTGCTATATCGGACAGTGTCTTATCAATGAA AGCACATCCTTCGGTGAATCAATTTATCACTGCGAATGGTACAACATATCGCAAGAGGAGATTAAATTAATGCTTATTTGTATGATGCGATCGTCAAAACAAATGGAACTGACCGTCGGCAAATTCTTCGCATTGTCGTTGACTACATACACAGAT GTGGTGAAGACATCAATGGCGTATTTATCCGTACTACGGACGTTTATGTAA
- the LOC124432479 gene encoding uncharacterized protein LOC124432479 produces the protein MERFAKEHDFRGTSKVIDLNKRTLNCAGIWPEKIHEPIFIFFSVYLATHCTMGVISITDNISDMKYVLACFEENLFSIMALLKICICRMNRNGLAEILKEVKVDLIPERYKTNEEKIAFLNYNNFSLMIVKITLGTSTTSAMLYFLSFLAINIEMVIANSSYGYVLPYKTPPLIEPTNLTIYIFLCLYEFLIVLILIFGYVGTDCLFISLVLHVSGVFSALSCKVKHVLNNPENRKRRIKKLILRHIRLVRLADTLESNFNIMILQQLVGSTLHLSLLGYDSLACIATGEQKKLIAFIIVVCRVLTTLLAYCYIGECLINEVGKLSHTHVIMSFYATDTMISFHTLSNNGYIHSTSFGESIYHCKWYNISQEEIKLMHICMLRSSKQMQLTVGKFFVLSLTTFTDIKLFEIVIVFLLHERYIAIGDVWPLRNS, from the exons ATGGAAAGATTTGCAAAA GAGCATGACTTTCGGGGTACCAGCAAGGTGATAGATTTGAACAAACGTACGTTAAATTGCGCGGGAATTTGGCCAGAAAAGATTCACGAGccgattttcatttttttctctgtttacTTGGCCACACATTGTACAATGGGAGTCATCTCGATTACCGACAACATATCAGATATGAAATATGTTCTTGCTTGCTTTGAAGAGAATTTATTCAGTATTATGGCCCTATTGAAGATATGCATATGCAGAATGAATAGGAATGGATTGGCCGAAATTTTAAAGGAAGTCAAAGTCGATCTTATTCCAGAAAGATACAAAACCAATGAGGAAAAGAttgcttttttaaattataacaattttagtTTAATGATCGTTAAGATCACATTAGGAACAAGCACCACATCCGCTATGCTGTATTTTCTGTCCTTTTTAGCTATCAACATTGAAATgg TCATTGCAAATTCATCTTACGGATACGTATTGCCATACAAAACCCCTCCGCTGATCGAACCGACAAATCTGACAATCTACATATTTCTTTGtctatatgaatttttaatagtaCTAATTTTAATCTTCGGTTACGTCGGAACTGATTGTCTATTCATCAGTTTGGTACTCCACGTCAGTGGTGTTTTCTCTGCACTTTCCTGCAAAGTAAAGCACGTCTTGAACAATCCGGAGAATCGTAAacgtcgaataaaaaaattaattttgcgACACATACGTCTagtacg ATTAGCTGATACTTTGGAAAGTAATTTCAACATAATGATTTTACAACAATTAGTGGGAAGTACCCTTCATCTTTCACTTCTTGGTTATGACTCGCTCGCT tGCATAGCAAcaggagaacaaaaaaagttaATCGCTTTTATCATAGTTGTATGTCGTGTTTTAACCACGCTATTGGCTTATTGCTATATCGGAGAGTGCCTTATTAATGAAGTAGGTAAATTATCTCATACCCACGTAATTATGTCATTTTACGCCACTGATACAATGATATCGTTTCACACACTTTCAAATAATGGatatatacac AGCACATCCTTCGGTGAATCAATTTATCACTGCAAATGGTACAACATATCTCAAGAGGAGATTAAATTAATGCACATTTGTATGTTGCGATCGTCAAAACAAATGCAACTGACCGTAGGcaaatttttcgttttgtcaTTGACTACATTCACAGAT ATCAAACTATTCGAGATCGTGATCGTTTTTCTACTTCACGAAAGATACATCGCGATCGGTGATGTATGGCCATTGAGAAATAGTTAA
- the LOC124432408 gene encoding odorant receptor coreceptor-like isoform X2 yields the protein MYPEEQSITLREQRKLIAFIFIACRVLISLLVYCYIGESLINESTSFGESIYHCKWYNVSQEEIKLMHICMMRSSKQMELTVGKFFALSLTTYTDVVKTSMAYLSVLRTFM from the exons ATGTATCCAGAGGAACAG aGTATAACGCTAAGAGAGCAGAGAAAGTTAATCGCTTTTATCTTCATTGCATGTCGTGTTTTAATCTCGCTATTGGTTTATTGCTATATCGGAGAGTCTCTTATTAATGAA AGCACATCCTTCGGTGAATCAATTTATCACTGCAAATGGTACAACGTATCACAAGAGGAGATTAAATTAATGCACATTTGTATGATGCGATCGTCAAAACAAATGGAACTGACCGTCGGCAAATTCTTCGCATTGTCGTTGACTACATACACAGAT GTGGTGAAGACATCAATGGCGTATTTATCCGTACTACGGACGTTTATGTAA
- the LOC124432478 gene encoding odorant receptor 10a-like — translation MGFILIIDNISDMEYVLACFEENLFNIMTLLKICICRMNRNGLAEILKEVKVDLIPERYKTDEEKIAFLNYNNFSLMIVRITLGSGTTASIMYYLSATATNIERVIANSSYGYVLPYKTHPLIEPTNLTIYILLCLYQFIIVLSLIFGYVAIDCLFISIGLHVSGVFSALSCKVKHVLNNQENRKRRIKELILRHIRLVRLADSLESVFNVLIFQQLIGSTIHLTLLGYDSLLSITLGEEKKLFAFVFIACRVLISLLIYCYIGECLINESTSFGESIYHCKWYNISQEEIKLMQICMMRSSKQMQLTVGKFFVLSLTTFTDIKLFEIVIVFLLHERYIAIGDVWPLRNSVYRFVRYNGRPLSYARESFGNLSAETCIRYTILTCGTNPSHHEIMAKRHLTSLLLSLLVNLSVDLEEYIRPFKV, via the exons AGGAATGGGTTGGCCGAAATTTTAAAGGAAGTCAAAGTCGATCTTATTCCAGAAAGATACAAAACCGATGAGGAAAAGAttgcttttttaaattataacaattttagtTTAATGATCGTTAGGATCACTTTAGGATCAGGCACCACAGCCTCTATTATGTATTATCTGTCCGCTACTGCTACCAACATTGAAAGgg TCATTGCAAATTCATCTTACGGATACGTATTGCCATACAAAACCCATCCGCTGATCGAACCGACAAATCTGACAATCTACATTCTTCTTTGtctatatcaatttattatagtaCTAAGTTTAATCTTCGGTTACGTCGCAATTGATTGTCTATTCATCAGTATTGGACTCCACGTCAGTGGTGTTTTCTCTGCACTTTCCTGCAAAGTAAAGCACGTCTTGAACAATCAGGAGAATCGTAAACGtcgaataaaagaattaattttgcGACACATACGTCTagtacg GTTAGCAGATTCTTTGGAAAGTGTGTTCAACGTATTAATTTTCCAACAATTAATAGGAAGTACCATTCATCTTACTCTTCTTGGTTATGACTCGCTCCTT AGTATAACGCtaggagaggagaaaaagttaTTCGCTTTTGTCTTTATTGCATGTCGTGTTTTAATCTCGCTATTGATTTATTGCTATATCGGAGAGTGTCTTATTAATGAA AGCACATCCTTTGGTGAATCAATTTATCACTGCAAATGGTACAACATATCGCAAGAGGAGATAAAATTAATGCAAATTTGTATGATGCGGTCATCAAAACAAATGCAACTGACCGTAGGcaaatttttcgttttgtcaTTGACTACATTCACAGAT ATCAAACTATTCGAGATCGTGATCGTTTTTCTACTTCACGAAAGATACATCGCGATCGGTGATGTATGGCCATTGAGAAATA GCGTATATCGATTTGTACGATATAATGGACGACCTTTATCTTATGCTAGAGAATCTTTTGGAAACTTAAGTGCCGA AACCTGTATTCGTTATACCATTCTTACATGTGGTACTAATCCTAGTCATCACGAAATAATGGCTAAGAGACATTTaacctctctccttctctctcttttggtgAACCTCTCCGTAGATCTTGAAGAGTACATACGTCCTTTTAAAGTCTAA
- the LOC124432408 gene encoding uncharacterized protein LOC124432408 isoform X1 — protein sequence MYPEEQELDFRSTSKVLALNKLTLHCAGIWPEKIHEPIFIFFSVYLATHCTMGVISISDNISDMEYAIACFEENLFNFMALLKISICRMNSNSLAEIFKEIKVDLIPERYKTDEEKIAFLNYNNFSIKLVKITLVTCTTTVMLSYLSVLATNIEMVIANSSYGYVLPYKTPPLIEPTNLTIYVLLCLYEFLSVVIIIFGYIGTDCLLISLVLHVSGVFSALSCKVKHVLENPENRKRRIKKLILRHIRLVR from the exons ATGTATCCAGAGGAACAG GAGCTTGACTTTCGAAGTACCAGCAAGGTGTTAGCTTTGAACAAACTTACGTTACATTGCGCGGGAATTTGGCCAGAAAAGATTCACGAGccgattttcatttttttctctgtttacTTGGCCACACATTGTACAATGGGAGTCATCTCGATTAGCGATAACATATCGGATATGGAATATGCTATTGCTTGCTTTGAAGAGAACTTGTTCAATTTTATGGCGCTATTGAAGATATCCATATGCAGAATGAATAGCAATTCGTTGGCAGAAATTTTTAAGGAAATCAAAGTCGATCTTATTCCAGAAAGATACAAAACCGATGAGGAAAAGAttgcttttttaaattataacaattttagtATAAAGCTCGTTAAGATCACTTTAGTAACATGCACCACAACCGTTATGCTGTCTTATCTGTCCGTTTTAGCTACCAACATTGAAATgg TCATTGCAAATTCATCTTACGGATACGTATTGCCATACAAAACTCCTCCGCTGATCGAACCGACAAATCTAACAATCTACGTTCTTCTTTGtctatatgaatttttatccGTAGTAATTATAATCTTCGGTTACATTGGAACTGATTGTCTATTAATCAGTTTAGTACTCCACGTCAGTGGTGTTTTCTCTGCACTTTCCTGCAAAGTAAAACACGTTTTGGAGAATCCGGAGAATCGTAAACGtcgaataaagaaattaattttgcgACACATACGTCTagtacggtaa